The genomic interval AATGGAATCGTCTCTGATCTTGAGGAACTTCTCTCTAGCAATTTCGAATGTGAGAACCATGGTGAAGGTTGCAATCAGGTTTTGTCGACGATAGTTGGCCAACACCGTCGATGCCACTCCAAGGCATTATATATTGGCTTTTGTTATCATACGGTATCTCCGCACTCGAGCCGCAGCGGGAGTTTAATATGCGACGCGCAAGGTGGGGGAAGACTAGAGGGTGGAGCGGCTTGGAACTCATATGAAGAGTTGAAACAGATAAGGAACGTTTAAATACCCCGTTACGCAACGGCTGCTTTTCATCCTATGTGGGTTTTCGGTCGATAATTGCCTACAATtgctctcttcttctcggagGGGTGCTCTCATTCAGGAAACTTTCCACGCCCTTATCAGCCTACATGCGTCTGACACCCCCGCTCAACGAAAACGATATGTACGTAGATCCATGTTCCCCGGAGTTTAGATATAGGTGTTGCAGTGAATTTAGGGGGTGTGATATACAGGTATAAAAGGTGCCACCGCCCCCACCCCTGCTCCTATCcccagtacatacagctTCTCTGAGACTATATCAACTTCCATGTTCAATTAAATCGCCAATTATACTTCGGTAAATGTCTCAAGTAATTACTTAACAAATGACTCTCAAACTGCCTTCTTTtgttattctttcacagcaaagttataattaaatgaatgtatatgcagaaaaaaaaaaaaaaactttTGTCAGACGACAAACACATATAGAGACAATACTAGTCATGGGATGAGTTCGTTACCAGTCTGCAACACTTCCTGCTGTCTCATTTTTCAATCCGTAGGCGATAATACAAAATTCCAAGAAATTCCATCTATTTCCACCATTGCCACCCATGCAGGTCAGGCATCAAAACTCTGATCAGTTAGCGAGGGGAGATATTTGGGTGTTGGTATCGAAGCCTTCCGTAGTTCAAATCTGGTAATTGGCAACTTCAAAACGTCCATGCGACTCCTTAGACTTGATTCAAGTTTTCACCCACTCAATAGGATTCATATTAACGTATTTATTGACACTACCTTCTCCTTccgggtcacgtgccatGAACCcaaaaaatatattttCAAAATTAGACTGCGATAAATCCAAGTTTTCCAGACAActacaacacacacaatgtcttCCGAATTCCAAGAACTAATCGAATTTCTGCACTCCGACCACCCTGCCGTCAAGCAGGTTGCTCTACAGTCCCTCGTGGGCTACTCACAGGGCCATGCCGAGCAGTTCAAGGCCAACGACTACCAGGGAGTCAAGGATCTGGTGGCCACCGTCATGCTGGGCACCCCCAGAGTCAATGTGGAGAACGCTCTGACCATTCTCATCAACCTATGCGATGACAGAGACATTCTCGACATGCTGGCGTCCAACTCCATGTTCGTAGCCATGATTGCCTGCGAGATTTGCGATCTCGAGAACAAGCAGGCCGATCTGTGCTGTATGCTGCTAGCCAacctggccaaggacgaccACATTGTGTCCATCTTCGACGccaccaagaagctcaagaacaCGGAGGTGTTCAAGTCGGAAAAGCTCATCGATTCGCTCATGGACTGCTTTGTCAAGGGCGCTACCGGCAAGCTCAacctcttctccaacttcGACTACCTGGCCTTTTTCTTTGCCGATCTGTCGCGATTCCGACGAGGTCGAGACTACTTTGTCACTGAGCAGCCCTACGATGGTCTGTTCCCCatccagaagctgctgcccTTCACCGAGTTTGTGGACTCGCGAATCCGACGAGAAGGTGTTGCTTCTACAATCAAAAACTCGCTGTTTGACACCGACAAGCACTCCAAGTTTGTGCTTGACCCCGAAATCAACCTGCTGCCCTTCATCATGCTGCCCCTGGCGGGCCCTGAGGACCTAGAGGACCCCGAAGAGATCTTTGATCTGCCCGAAgagctgcagctgctgacGCCCGACAAGCGACGAGAGGAGGATCTCGACATCATGTGCACTCATCTGGAgtctctgctgctgctgaccacTTCGCGGGAGATGCGAGAGTACATGCGAACCAAATCCGTCTACCCTATTGTTCGAGAGCTGCATAAGAACCACGACGACCAGACCATCCAGGAGCGATGCGACCGAGTTGTGCAGATGCTCATGCGGGacgagcccaaggaggctggAGATGATGCCAAGGTGAAGGAGGTTGACTCTGATGATGAGGTTGTCGAGGTGATTTAATCATAAACGAAGCGAGTGATAATTGCCCGGAACACGAGCGGGGCGAATGGTCTGTTCGGAGGTTTTACATCTAATCATGTCACCAGATGGCGCAGATCGAACAGTTGTCCGCACCTCTGGTCCCACAATACACATCAACTGGAGCCAGGGCTCATATGTATAGAAGCAGTTAATGAAATGTATTTGTATGAATAATTGAGAGATGATAGAATGATGTGATTGTGGATAGTGGTTGGTGTTTCTGTGTGTCATCATTGCGCAGAGTGGAGTGTAATAATTACTACTGTATGACCATCGAGGAAGCTGCAGCGGTATATTCAATTAGTTGACTTCACTCAACAAACAACTGAACTAGACTAACAGAACAAGCACCACAAGTGTCGGCCAAACAGTGCCACTTTTTTTTACTAGAACCAAATTTGAAAAGAGCAGTATATTTTCCGCTGTCAAATTAATCATTTCCTATTATCTTCCAGCGACAATTTATTAGCGAAACCTGATTGTATCCAGCACTCCAACTACCCTACAAACCCTCGTGCATCGCGAACTCAATTAATACACGTCTGCCGAAATTACAGTAATCAAGTGCTAAAAAATCACGTCCAACACGACACATCACAGCACACACTAATATTACACAACATGAGTGAAGCCGGACCATCGAAAAAGCGAAAGGGAGAGCCCGAGTTCGAGCTGCCCTGGGTTGAAAAGTACAGACCCATGTATCTCGACGACGTTGTGGGTCATACAGAAACCGTTGAACGACTTAAGatcatggccaaggacggaAACATTCCCAACTTGTTGATTTCCGGTCTCCCCGGTATTGGAAAGACCACCTCCGTGCATTGTCTTGCGCGTACTCTTCTCGGTCCCCAGCTGTACAAAGACGCTGTTCTGGAGCTCAATGCTTCAGATGATCGAGGTATCGAGGTGGTTCGAGGTAAGATCAAGAACTTTGCCCAGAAGAAAGTGACCATGCCTCCTGGTAAACACAAGATCATCATTCTGGATGAGGCCGACAGTATGACTGCTGGTGCCCAAAATGCGCTCAAACGAACCATGGAGTTGTACTCTGATACTACTCGATTCGCCTTTGCCTGCAACCAGAGCAACAAAATCATTGAGGCCATTCAGTCGCGATGCGCCATTCTTCGATTTGGCCGACTCTCTAATGAACAGGTGCTCGAGCGACTGCTGCACATTGTCGAGGCTGAAAACGTGCAGTGCTCAGACGACGGCCTGTCTGCTCTCATTTTCTCGGCGGAGGGAGATATGCGTCAGGCGATCAATAACTTGCAGGGAACTGTGTCTGGATTCGGATTCGTCAACTCTTCCAACGTTtggaaggtggtggactcCCCCCATCCCGTGGTCGTCAAATCCATGTTGGATGCCTGCAGCAAGGGTGAGGTGACCGAGGCATGCGAGTCGCTCAAGCAGCTGTGGACCAAGGGATACAGCGCCCAGGATATCATCTCCACAATGTTCCGAGTCACCAAGACACTGGAGGTGCCCGAGGCGCTACGGCTGGAGTACATTAAGGAGATTGGCTTCACTCACATGAGAATCCTCGAAGGAATCACCACATATCTGCAGTTAGCAGGCTGCGTCGCCAGATTGTGTGGTATTCAGGTCAAGTGAGAGCTGAAATCAAGTCCACACAAGGCGGCCGATATTAAAAAAAGTCTCCAGAAGACCTGTCTCAACCCGTAGACAGTAATCCGTATCTATAAAATGCATTATAAAACCGAAAAGTGTGCAAGAGGTAGCGGTCTATACATGCCTTGTACACTATACTTTCACAATTCATGGACTCAAGCGCCTAgagtattgtacatacagtagtagaagtacagtactcacACGCGCACATATCTAGCCACATCAGGTTCTCGCTGAATATTAGTGAGACATATCTGAGCTTCGAGACAGCAGAAAGAACTCTGACACCGATAATCCCAACATAGTGTCCCCTGACCGAACCTATAGAGACGCAGATATAGTCCTGACACGTTCTTGAGACGCGTACAAGCTACGTTAGCTACTGCTTTGTGCTTGCTATCTTACTCATTCTGGTCCGACAGCAACTCCCGGGCCAGCAACTAATGCAACTTCAACTAAATACATTTTAAATATACTCCGAGTGAGCGTGTTACCCACGAGCTTTTGGACGAACACTCTGGGTTCAGGTTGGTGGATTACGGCGTGATAACCGTGGGCTCACAGAGTAAGTGCTGCTCACGCAGTTCTCACTTTGGTAATGCGCTCACTTGTGTTCCCCTTGTTTACCACCGAATCAACAAGGTCATTGTGGCAAGGAAACCGACAAATCCAGCCGCCAGCAGCGTCTGGTAGGTCTTGAATTGTTTCTTGGTGACTCCATCGACCGAGAAATCAGGCACTCCCATGGCGTTGCAGAAGATGTGGACGCACACGGGGGGCCAGACGGACTGGAAGCGCACGTAGAGCCAGGCGGCGTACCAGCCGAAGAGCGTGGTGAAGACGAGCTGCACGGCGCACTGCAGCGCAATGACCATGACCTTGTTCTTCCCTTTACTGCCCATGCTGACGTAAAGCTCGTAGCCGTGGTGCAGATGAGCGACACCAAAATACAGCGGCGTGACGAACACGGACGCCAGAGGCGAGTAGCCCGCAGCCTTGTGCACGGACATGATGCAAGCTCGGAACACGAGTTCCTCGGTGATGGGTCCCACAATGTAGTTTCGGATGCCCCACACGGTCTTGAGCTCGCGTTTGGCCAGGTGGAAGCCCAGCGGGAGCCCGTTTTCCAGGTAGATG from Yarrowia lipolytica chromosome 1F, complete sequence carries:
- a CDS encoding uncharacterized protein (Compare to YALI0F07359g, similar to Saccharomyces cerevisiae RCE1 (YMR274C); ancestral locus Anc_8.832, weakly similar to uniprot|Q03530 Saccharomyces cerevisiae YMR274c RCE1 modulator of RAS2P), with protein sequence MTFADWLVAASFSHLITALYVGSLYLSKSTRPSKLVRRDDEVVVKKRMQIISLGTLVDVLVITPLVLQWQLKPQIVTWSETIKFMDIELGPHFFTRTVPTSVLALIHVAILFAGPLYQRIYLENGLPLGFHLAKRELKTVWGIRNYIVGPITEELVFRACIMSVHKAAGYSPLASVFVTPLYFGVAHLHHGYELYVSMGSKGKNKVMVIALQCAVQLVFTTLFGWYAAWLYVRFQSVWPPVCVHIFCNAMGVPDFSVDGVTKKQFKTYQTLLAAGFVGFLATMTLLIRW
- a CDS encoding uncharacterized protein (Compare to YALI0F07315g, similar to Saccharomyces cerevisiae HGH1 (YGR187C); ancestral locus Anc_5.194, similar to uniprot|P48362 Saccharomyces cerevisiae YGR187c HGH1) — its product is MSSEFQELIEFLHSDHPAVKQVALQSLVGYSQGHAEQFKANDYQGVKDLVATVMLGTPRVNVENALTILINLCDDRDILDMLASNSMFVAMIACEICDLENKQADLCCMLLANLAKDDHIVSIFDATKKLKNTEVFKSEKLIDSLMDCFVKGATGKLNLFSNFDYLAFFFADLSRFRRGRDYFVTEQPYDGLFPIQKLLPFTEFVDSRIRREGVASTIKNSLFDTDKHSKFVLDPEINLLPFIMLPLAGPEDLEDPEEIFDLPEELQLLTPDKRREEDLDIMCTHLESLLLLTTSREMREYMRTKSVYPIVRELHKNHDDQTIQERCDRVVQMLMRDEPKEAGDDAKVKEVDSDDEVVEVI
- a CDS encoding uncharacterized protein (Compare to YALI0F07337g, similar to uniprot|P40339 Saccharomyces cerevisiae YOL094c RFC4 DNA replication factor C 37 kDa subunit) — encoded protein: MSEAGPSKKRKGEPEFELPWVEKYRPMYLDDVVGHTETVERLKIMAKDGNIPNLLISGLPGIGKTTSVHCLARTLLGPQLYKDAVLELNASDDRGIEVVRGKIKNFAQKKVTMPPGKHKIIILDEADSMTAGAQNALKRTMELYSDTTRFAFACNQSNKIIEAIQSRCAILRFGRLSNEQVLERLLHIVEAENVQCSDDGLSALIFSAEGDMRQAINNLQGTVSGFGFVNSSNVWKVVDSPHPVVVKSMLDACSKGEVTEACESLKQLWTKGYSAQDIISTMFRVTKTLEVPEALRLEYIKEIGFTHMRILEGITTYLQLAGCVARLCGIQVK